One part of the Microbacterium aurugineum genome encodes these proteins:
- a CDS encoding ABC transporter substrate-binding protein, translated as MRTTRNRLGLAVVGGTAALMLLAACASPTPTPEEPVELGDGEPGAAEDTDITVAIPFPDVTMYSMYVLATDLGYYEEEGLTVEVITADNVTAAVASGSADIGVESTGTVIDAIRGGVEIDLVSGHYCRQNFDFAVQSDIESVEDLDGTSIVLAGTPGDPAEFQRAQVLKEEGWDVSSVNTEVVYPGPGSESWTEFFVNDKISLQPFYADDRAALEEHGANIVVESLRNWANDVQIAGTQWAQENPNTLVRFLRATLKGTDFMTAPAPGEFPENAEEALDIYEANDFDVAELRESDSVWILDGHLACPNLYFDGEAWDTTIETQKLEPLDFDDAQLAYLFKAQELLGLDNAGPATLPYP; from the coding sequence ATGCGCACGACACGAAACAGACTCGGCCTCGCCGTGGTCGGCGGCACAGCAGCACTGATGCTGCTCGCCGCCTGCGCCTCGCCGACGCCGACACCGGAAGAACCCGTCGAGCTCGGCGACGGTGAACCCGGAGCCGCCGAAGACACCGACATCACGGTGGCGATCCCCTTCCCCGACGTCACGATGTACTCGATGTACGTCCTCGCGACGGATCTCGGCTACTACGAGGAGGAGGGCCTCACCGTCGAGGTCATCACCGCCGACAACGTCACCGCCGCCGTCGCCAGCGGCAGTGCCGACATCGGCGTCGAATCCACCGGCACCGTGATCGACGCCATCCGCGGCGGCGTCGAGATCGACCTGGTCTCCGGGCACTACTGCCGGCAGAACTTCGACTTCGCGGTGCAGTCCGACATCGAGAGCGTCGAGGACCTCGACGGCACCTCCATCGTGCTGGCGGGCACCCCCGGCGATCCGGCCGAGTTCCAGCGAGCCCAGGTGCTCAAGGAGGAGGGCTGGGACGTCTCGTCCGTCAACACCGAGGTCGTCTACCCCGGCCCCGGATCGGAATCGTGGACGGAGTTCTTCGTCAACGACAAGATCTCGCTGCAGCCCTTCTACGCCGATGATCGCGCCGCCCTCGAGGAACACGGTGCGAACATCGTCGTCGAATCGCTGCGCAACTGGGCCAACGACGTGCAGATCGCCGGCACCCAGTGGGCGCAGGAGAATCCGAACACCTTGGTCCGGTTCCTGCGCGCCACGCTCAAGGGCACCGACTTCATGACGGCTCCCGCGCCCGGCGAGTTCCCCGAGAACGCGGAGGAGGCGTTGGACATCTACGAGGCCAACGACTTCGACGTCGCGGAGCTGCGTGAGTCGGACAGCGTCTGGATCCTCGACGGACACCTCGCCTGCCCGAACCTGTACTTCGACGGCGAGGCGTGGGACACCACCATCGAGACGCAGAAGCTCGAGCCCCTCGACTTCGACGACGCTCAACTGGCGTACCTGTTCAAGGCTCAGGAGCTCCTCGGCCTCGACAACGCAGGACCGGCGACACTGCCCTACCCGTGA